In the genome of Halosolutus amylolyticus, the window TGCTCCTGACGATCCGTGATATCGAGCGGGTCGGCGACCACGCGGTCAACATCGCGGCACGAACGCTGTACATGGTCGACAACGACGACGAACTGATCTACTGATGAGTCGAAACCAGCTGTCGAACGGACCGTTCGACCCGTTCGACCCGGTCGAACGCACAGTACAGCTCGCCGGGACCTCGACGTTCGTCGTCTCGCTCCCCAAGGCGTGGGCGACCGAGCAGGGGCTCGAGTCCGGCGAATCGATGTACCTCTACCCCCACGCGGATCGGCTGGTCGCCGCGACCGAGACGCTGTCGTCCCGGGACCGGACCGCGACCGTCGACGCCAGCACCGCGACCGACGAGACGGCCGAGCGACGCGTCAGGAGCGCGTACGCGATCGGCTGTGACCGGATCACCGTCACCGGACTCGACGACGCCGATCCGGGGGTCCGCCGGACGATCGAACGGACGGTCAGTCGACTCGTCGGGATCACGATCGAGTCGGACGCCGGCGATCGGCTGCTCGTCGCGGACCTGCTCGACAGCAGCGAGGTGTCGCTCCCGCAGACGATCGCGCAGGCTCAACACGTCGCGCTGGAACTGCACGCGGACGCGATCGAGGCCCTCCTGGCCGACGATGCCGACCGCGCCCGGCGCGTGATCGATCGAACCGACGACGTCGATCGGCTGGTCGCGTTCGTCAGTCGCGGGTTCCACCGCGGGCTGGAGGACGTCCACGAGATCAGCCGGCTCGGAACCGATCGGCTGGCCGCCGTTCGCGAATACCGGATCGCCCGACAGCTCGAACGGATCGCCGATCACGCCGCGGAGATCGCGAGGGTGACGACCCGACAGTCCGGACCACCGGCGGACCCGATCGCCGACCGTCTCGAGTCGCTCGGCACCGACGCGCGGACCGTCGTCGAACTGGCCCTGGGCGGCGAGACCGAGCGGGCCGACGAGACGATGGCCGCCGTTCGCGAGGCGAGTCGCCGGCTCGATCGTGACCTGGCCGAGCGAGCGGGCCGGGACGCGTACCTGCACGGAACGGCGGGACAGCGGATCCGCCGCACCGCCGAACACGGGATCGAGATCGCCGACGCGAGAGCCGAATCCGCGATCGAGGACTGAGTCCGATTTTTCGCCCGCCTCCATAGTCCGGATCCGATTCCAGCGTCGAGGACGGCTCCGTCTGCCGATCGAGAGGGGGTCAGCGGACGGCTATCGAAATCGGAGGCAGGCCGGATAGCGAGAGCAGGCGTCCACGAGCGGTCGCGAAAAAACGGCTCCGTGTGCTGTGTCTCCCACGAACGCCTGTTCGGCCGACTGACCCCGTCTCGCAGTTCGACGGGACGGTTAGCGATGCTCACCAAGGTCGACGAAGACGTCGATGTCCGCCGACAGCCAGGTGGTGAGCCGGCTCGATTCCGTACAGTCGCGGGGCACGATCGTACACCGATCGGGTCGGTCCTCGTAACGGACGACGACGGATTCGAGGTCGATCGGTCGCCCGTCGTGACTGTACGCCGTCGGCCCTCGCTGCCCGGGACCGTCAGGGTCGGACTCCCGTGATGCGCTCGTCATGGATTCCAAACGGGTGTGACTGGATACTCTCGGAGTGCGTACAAAGCCACTGCTAGTTGTGATATTGTCGAGTATGGAGGGGTGTCGACGGGTCCGTATCGACCGGGCGGTTGGCCGTGACCCCCGCGCGTAGTGTGTGATTCGAACCACCGCAGTATCTGGCGACCCGATCGGACTACAGCGAACTACGGACACCTATTGTTTCGTTTATAGGAGAATGGAAAGGAATTAGATGGCTTTACGATGGGCGGCCCCACAGCCGAAGGTGACGTGCCCACTGGCAGACCGACGGCCGACCTCGAGACGGCGGTGCGAGCGCTCGATCGAGAGCACCGGCTACTGAGCGACGAGCGACGCGCGTTCGAACGGTTCGCGAAACGGCTCTCGTCGCTCGAAACGGTCTCTCCCCAGCTCGCCGGACCGGGGATCCGGACGCACGAGACGGACTCGATCGATCTCTCCCCGGTCCGGGACGCCTACACCGAGACGGTGATGAGCGCCCCCCACTACGCGGACGCGTACGACGAGACCTGGATCGAGAGCATCGCTGCGGAGTTCAGCCACGAACTGGCGGCGGCGCTCGAACAGCGCACGCAGTTTCACCCGCCGCTGAAACGATCGCTGATCGAGGCGGCGACGCAGGCGGTGGAGAACCGGACCCAGTTCATCGAGCGGATCGAGGCCGAGCGAGAAGTCGTCAAACGCGCCGAACGGGAACTATCGACCATCCGGTCGGACGTGCAATCGATGCTAGAGCAACCCCTGGACCGACTCGAGTTCAACGCGCTTTGGCTCACCAGGCAGCGACTGACGACGTGTCGAGAGCAGTGTGACGAACTCGCGAGCGAACGGCAGACCCAGCTTCGTCGCCGACGCCGGGATCTCTCGCTGATCGACGTCGGGACGCTCACGGACTACCTCTACGAGGAGTGTGAGAACGCGTATCCGGTTCTCGCCGCGATCGCGGACCTCGGGCGGCGGATCGAACGGGCCCTCGAGCGCGTCGATCGGTTACTCGCCCGGGCACCGTAAGCCCCAGGCCGCGGGCCCGGGAGAGGGACCGACTGAACGGCTACTTGACTGGACGGCTACTCGTCGAGGTACTCGTCGAAGAGGGCGGAGACGCGGCGCTCGACGTCGTCGCGGATCGCCCGCACCTCGTCCGCGGATTTCCCGTGCGGATCGTCCAGCGCCCAGTCCCGGACGGTCACGTCGGCGTCGAGATCGAGCGTCGAACAGCCCATCGTCGCCACGACCGTGCAGTCGTTCAGTTCGTCGGTCGAGACTTCCCGGGGCGTCCGATCGGAGACATCGATATCGAGTTCCCCCATGACCTCGACGACCTCGGGATGGACCTCGTCCGCGGGGTGCGTTCCCCCGGTCAGTATCTCGACCTCGTCCTCGAGTCCGCGACGCGTTCGTTCCCGCTCCGCGAACGCGGTGGCCATCTGACTCCGGCCGGCGTTTTGCACACAGACGAACCCGAATTTCAGCGTGTCGTCGCCCATGCGAGAGGGATGCGCATCGACGTGCATAACCGTTCCTAAGAGTGCTATTGTCGGCTACATACGCCACCGTTCGCGGGCCGATCCGTCGTCCGATCGGCCGGGACCGCCCGAACGTTCGCAGACGTGACGGTCTCCGGAACGGGAGCGAATGCCGGGACTGCGCCGGTCCCAGAACAGTAGCTTTATCAAGCGCACGGGGATAGCTACTGCTAAGATTACTCCCGTCTTATGGTAGGAAATGGACAACCGGAGGTGAACATCGGGCTCGTCGGTCACGTCGATCACGGCAAGACGACGCTGGTGCAAGCCCTCAGCGGCTCGTGGACGGACCAGCACAGCGAGGAGATGAAACGCGGTATCTCCATCAGACTCGGCTACGCCGACGCGACGTTCCGCCACTGCGAGGGCGTCGAGGAACCCGAGTGTTACACCGTCGAGGAGGAGTGTCCGGACGGCTCGGAGAGCGAGCCGCTGCGGACCGTCTCGTTCGTCGACGCCCCGGGGCACGAGACCCTGATGGCGACGATGCTCTCTGGGGCCTCGCTGATGGACGGGGCCGTGCTGGTCGTCAGCGCGAACGAACCCGTCCCGCAGCCCCAGACCGAGGAGCACCTGATGGCGCTCGACATCATCGGGATCGACAACATCGTCATCGCCCAGAACAAGGTCGACCTCGTCAGCACCGATCAGGCGCGACAGAACTACGAGGAGATCCAGGAGTTCGTCGAGGGGACCGTCGCCGAAGACGCCCCCGTCGTCCCGGTCTCGGCCGGTCAGGAGGTGAACCTCGACCTGCTGATCGCGGCGATCGAGGAGGAGATTCCCACGCCCGATCGGGATCCCGACGCGGATCCGCGGATGCACGTCGCCCGCAGTTTCGACATCAACAAGCCCGGGACGACCGCCGGCGACCTCGCCGGCGGCGTGCTGGGCGGCAGTCTCGTCCAGGGCGAACTCGAGGTCGACGACGAGATCGAGATCCGCCCCGGCCGCGAGGTCGAGGAGGGCGGCCAGACCGAGTACGTCCCGATCGAGACGACGGTCCGATCGCTCCAGGCGGGCGGGAAGGACGCCGACACCGTCACGCCGGGCGGCCTGCTGGGCGTCGGAACCGGCCTCGATCCCGCCCTGACGAAAGGCGACGCGCTGGCCGGGCGCCTCGCCGGCCCGCCGGACTCGCTCCCGCCGACGTGGGACGGGTTCACCATGAACGTCGACCTGCTCGATCGCGTCGTCGGGACCGACGGCGGCGAGATCGACGAGATCAGCACCGGCGAACCGCTGATGATGACCGTCGGGACGTCGACGACCGTCGGCGCCGTGACCAGCGCTCGCGAGGGCGAGTGCGAGGTCAACCTCAAGCGGCCAGTCTGTGCCGAACCGGGTGCGAAGATCGCGATCAACCGCCGCATCGGCGCTCGCTGGCGGCTGATCGGCCTGGGGACGCTGCAGGGATAGCGGTTTACGAGGCGAGAACGAACGAGTATGCGTACGCGGGTCGCCCTCGATACGAGCGCGCTGATGATGCCGGTCGAACTCGACGTGCGGCTGTTCGACGAACTCGATCGGCTGCTGGACGACTACGAACCGACGATTCCGCAGGCGGTCGTCGAAGAACTCCGCCGCCTCTCGGAAAAGGGCGGAACGGAGGGGACGGCCGCGACCGTCGGGCACGATCTGGCGACCGAACGCTGTCTCGTGGTCGACACGGAAGCATCGTACGCCGACGACGCGCTGGTCGAACTCGCCCGCGAGGGCGCCGTCGACTACGTCGTCACGAACGATCGCCCGCTGCGCGACCGGGTGCTCGAAGCGAGTATACCGGTAATTGCATTACGCGGGAGAAACAAGTTGGCGATCACTCAACCATAGATGTACAAACGGGTCAGACTGAAGGACACGGTAGAAGTACCGCCGGAGGAACTCGGCGACGTCTCGCCGGATCTCGTGAAGCGACTGCTGCAGGACAAACTGGAAGGACGCATGGACGAGGAGGTGGGAAGCGTCGTCTCCGTCACCGAGGTTCACGACATCGGTGAGGGAACGGTGCTCCCGAACCGGCCGGGCGTCTACTACGAGGCCGAGTTCGACGCCGTCACGTTCGATCCGCAGATGCAGGAGGTCGTCGACGGCACGGTCGTCGAGGTCGTCGAGTTCGGCGCCTTCGTCGGGATCGGCCCGGTGGACGGATTGCTCCACGTCTCCCAGATCAGCGACGAGTACCTCGCGTTCGACGGCGAGAACCAGCAACTCGCCTCGAACGAATCCAACCGCACGCTGGGCGTCGACGACGCCGTCCGGGCGCGCATCGTCACCAAGAGCATCGACGAGCGCAACCCCCGGGACTCCAAGATCGGGCTCACAGCGAAACAGCCCGGCCTCGGCAAGCACGGCTGGCTCGAGGACGAATACGAAAAGCGCGAAGCGACCGCGGGTGAATAACCATGGCATCCGATCGTCTCGTCTGTCGGGAGTGTCACCGGGTCAACAACGCGGACGCCGACTCCTGTGAGAGCTGTGGCTCCTCCTCGCTGACCGAGGACTGGGCGGGGTACGTCGTCATCGCCCACCCCGAGGACAGCGAGATCGCATCCGAGATGCAGGTCGACGAACCGGGAGCGTACGCGCTGAAGGTCCGGTAGACGTGACTCGCGACGACTCCGGCGCGGCGTCCGATGCGGACGACCAGCTACTGGTGTTGCCCGACGACCTCCGACACGAACTCAAGGAGCCGCTGGGCCCGATCGAGACCGACGCCGAGGTCCTGCTGGAGGCGGTCGACGGTCCGCTGATCGCCGTCGGAGACGTCGTCACCTACCACTTCCTCGAGGCCGGGCGGCCGCCGGACGTGGCGCTCGTCGACGAGCGGACGAAGCGAGACGCCGTCGACGAGGAGATCCGCGAGACCGTCACCGAGTCGACCCACATCGAGGCCGTGAACCCGCCGACCGAGATCACCGCGGACGTCGTCCGGGCCCTCCGCGACGGTCTCGAACGCGAGGAACCGACCACGATCCTCGTCGAGGGCGAGGAAGACCTCGTCGTCCTCCCCGCGATCATCGCCGCCCCGGAGGGCGCGAGCGTCGTCTACGGCCAGCCCGACGAGGGAATGGTCCACGTGAAAGTCACCGACGACCACCGCGCCGAGATGCGCGCGCTGCTCGATCGGTTCGAGGGTGACGCCGATCGGCTCTGGGACCTGCTCGACCGAGAGTAACTCCCCTCGGCCACCGTCGTCTCACGCACCTCGTTTTCCGAGCGCCGTTTCGAAGACCCGCTGGGCCCGTTCGTACGCCGCGTCTCGATCGACGATCGGGGCCGGATAGTCGGGCGCGAGATCGGTTCGAGTCGCGGCCGGAAGCGTGGGCCACTCGACGATTCGTTCGGCCGGAATCGACGGGTCGGCGAGTTCGGGGACGTACTCCCGCACGAACGCCGCCTCCGGATCGTACCTCGCGAGCTGGGCCACCGGATCGAAGATCCGCACGTCGACCGAGTCCGTCCCCGTCGAGGCGATCCACTGCCAGCTGCCGGCGTTCGTGGCCGGATCGTGATCGACGAGTCGATCGCGAAAGTGTGCCGCACCGCGTCGCCAGTCGATCAGGAGATGTTTGGTCAGGAAGCTCGCGACGACCTGCCGGGGCCGGTTGTGGACGTACCCCTCGGCTTCGAGCTGGCGCATTCCGGCGTCGACGAGCGGATACCCCGTCTCGCCGCGGGTCCAGGCCGCGAACTCGTCGTCGTCGTTTCGCCAGGCGATTTCGTTGGGGATCTCTTTGTAGTTCTCGGTCGCGAGGTCGGGGTTGTGGTACAGCAGGTGATAGTTCGCCTCCCGCCAGGAGAGTTCGAAGGCGTACTTTTCGGCGTTCGATCGATCGGTCCCCTCGGCCGTCTCCAGAACGTCCGTGACGGCGTCCCATACCTCCCGGATGCCGAGCGCGCCGACGGCGAGATACGGCGAGAGTCGAGAGACGGCGCCGGTCGGGGCTTCGACGGCGAGTTCGAGATCGTCACGGGTGTCGTTGTGGCTGACTAGTCCGGACTCGCAGAACGCGTCGAGTCGTTCGCGGGCGGCGCCGTGGCCCGGTTCCGGAAGGTCGATGTCGGTGTCGGCGATCGGATTCGACCCCGTATCGGTGACGTCGGCGAGGTCGGTGGCCGCGGGCGCGTCAGCGGGTTCCGGTTTGGGTCGCGTCTGCCAGTCGTCGTAGAACTGACTGTGGGTTGGGTAGGAGGGCGCGAGCGTCCCGGGATCGACGAGCACCGTATCGACGTGCGATTCCAGCGGCACGTCGATCGTGGCCGCGACTGTCGCCGACTGGTCCCGTCGGGTCGGGTCGTAACACGTGGTCGTGACGACGCGATCGACATCGTACTCGGCACGGAGGGCGAGCAGTACCTCGGCCGCGGGACCCGATCGGACGACGAGGTCGCTCTCGAGGTCGCGGTAGCGCTCGCGCAGCGCCCGGACGGTCCGATCGACGAACGCGCGCTTGCGATCCCCGAGCGCAGCGGTCACGGTCGGATCGAAGACGTAGACGGGAAGAACGGGGGTGTCCGCGGCGTCGATCGCGGCGGCCAGGCCGCGGTTGTCGATCGTGCGTCGATCGCGCCGGTGCCAGTACAGGATCATGCCCTCCCTAGCGACGCGACGGAGTAAGCCCCTCGGACACCGGAAGCGCTGGCCCGTATCCGTCCGCAGTCGGAGCCGCCCTCACTCGACGACCGTGTGCTCGAGCGTGCCGATCCCCTCGACCGCGAGTTCGATCGTGTTGCCGTCCTCGAGCCACTGCCCCAGTTCCAGCCCGCAGCCCTCGCCGACGGTGCCGCTGCCGATCACGTCGCCCGGGTACAGCGTCTCCGACCGGGAGACGTGTTCGACGATTTCGGCGAAGGAGTGGTACATCTCGTCGACGGTGCCCTCGGACCAGACCTCGCCGTCGACGCGGGCAGTCATGGGGGCCTCGAGCACGTCGATATCGTCTGCGGGAACGAAGTAGGGGCCCAGCCCGTTCGCGAAGTCCTTCCCCTTCGCGGGGCCGAGCCGCCCCTCCATCTCCCGGCCCTGAATGTCGCGGGCGCTGAAGTCGTTGAACACGGTGTAGCCGGCGATGTATTCGTCGGCGTCCGCGGCCGCGATATCGCGCCCGCGCTTGCCGATCACGGCCGCGATCTCGAGTTCGTAGTCCATCAGCGAGGAGTAGTCGGGCCACCGGATCGTCTCGCCGGGCGCGACGACGCTGTCGGGGTTCCCCTTGTAACAGACCGGCAACTCGTACCAGACGTCGGGAATCTCCCCGCCCATGCTGTTCTCGACGTGTTCTTCGATGGCCATGAAATCGCGCAGCGAGTTAGGACGGGGAAGGGGCGCGAGCAGATCGTACTCCCCGGGTTCGTACCGGAGCTTCGCGCCCCCGGGACCGCGTTCGGCGTCCGTTTCGGCGGCGTACTCCAGGGCCTCCCGTGCATCTTCGATCGCCCGATCGCCGCGCTCGAGGAACGCGATCATCTCCGGCGGGACGTGCGCCCGGGCCAGATCCGCGGGCGCGGGTTCGCCCTCGGCCTCGAGTACAGCCCCGTAGGCTGCGGTGAGATCAACGAGCGTCGCCTCTCCGGCCGGCGTGCGTTCGTCCTCGGTGGCTTCGGCGACGCCACCGATCCGCTCGACCGCCCCCACGGGGGTCTCGACTTCGAAGGTGGCGAGTTTCATGCGGTCTCACCCCCCTCACCCGCTTCGTGGTCGAAAGCGTCGATCGACGGCGGCATCGGCTCGCTGGGTGGGCCGTCCGCGAGGCCGATGCTCAGGTCGATCAGCGTCGCGTCGTCGGACGTTACCAATCCGCTCATAGTAGCCACGACCGGGGGAATCCATTTGAAAGTGACTGCAAATCGCGCCGCGGTCCGTCGCTACAGCCCCCAGACGAGGACGATGCCGGCCGTCGTGACGACCGCCAGGAGCAACTGGAGCGGGCCGCCGACCCGCAAGAAGTCCGTGAATTCGTAGCCGCCGGGGCCGTACACCATCAGGTTCGTCTGGTAGCCCACC includes:
- a CDS encoding DUF7260 family protein — protein: MPTGRPTADLETAVRALDREHRLLSDERRAFERFAKRLSSLETVSPQLAGPGIRTHETDSIDLSPVRDAYTETVMSAPHYADAYDETWIESIAAEFSHELAAALEQRTQFHPPLKRSLIEAATQAVENRTQFIERIEAEREVVKRAERELSTIRSDVQSMLEQPLDRLEFNALWLTRQRLTTCREQCDELASERQTQLRRRRRDLSLIDVGTLTDYLYEECENAYPVLAAIADLGRRIERALERVDRLLARAP
- a CDS encoding low molecular weight phosphatase family protein, which translates into the protein MGDDTLKFGFVCVQNAGRSQMATAFAERERTRRGLEDEVEILTGGTHPADEVHPEVVEVMGELDIDVSDRTPREVSTDELNDCTVVATMGCSTLDLDADVTVRDWALDDPHGKSADEVRAIRDDVERRVSALFDEYLDE
- a CDS encoding phosphate signaling complex PhoU family protein, which gives rise to MSRNQLSNGPFDPFDPVERTVQLAGTSTFVVSLPKAWATEQGLESGESMYLYPHADRLVAATETLSSRDRTATVDASTATDETAERRVRSAYAIGCDRITVTGLDDADPGVRRTIERTVSRLVGITIESDAGDRLLVADLLDSSEVSLPQTIAQAQHVALELHADAIEALLADDADRARRVIDRTDDVDRLVAFVSRGFHRGLEDVHEISRLGTDRLAAVREYRIARQLERIADHAAEIARVTTRQSGPPADPIADRLESLGTDARTVVELALGGETERADETMAAVREASRRLDRDLAERAGRDAYLHGTAGQRIRRTAEHGIEIADARAESAIED
- a CDS encoding cryptochrome/photolyase family protein; translated protein: MILYWHRRDRRTIDNRGLAAAIDAADTPVLPVYVFDPTVTAALGDRKRAFVDRTVRALRERYRDLESDLVVRSGPAAEVLLALRAEYDVDRVVTTTCYDPTRRDQSATVAATIDVPLESHVDTVLVDPGTLAPSYPTHSQFYDDWQTRPKPEPADAPAATDLADVTDTGSNPIADTDIDLPEPGHGAARERLDAFCESGLVSHNDTRDDLELAVEAPTGAVSRLSPYLAVGALGIREVWDAVTDVLETAEGTDRSNAEKYAFELSWREANYHLLYHNPDLATENYKEIPNEIAWRNDDDEFAAWTRGETGYPLVDAGMRQLEAEGYVHNRPRQVVASFLTKHLLIDWRRGAAHFRDRLVDHDPATNAGSWQWIASTGTDSVDVRIFDPVAQLARYDPEAAFVREYVPELADPSIPAERIVEWPTLPAATRTDLAPDYPAPIVDRDAAYERAQRVFETALGKRGA
- the spt4 gene encoding transcription elongation factor subunit Spt4; the encoded protein is MASDRLVCRECHRVNNADADSCESCGSSSLTEDWAGYVVIAHPEDSEIASEMQVDEPGAYALKVR
- a CDS encoding fumarylacetoacetate hydrolase family protein; translated protein: MKLATFEVETPVGAVERIGGVAEATEDERTPAGEATLVDLTAAYGAVLEAEGEPAPADLARAHVPPEMIAFLERGDRAIEDAREALEYAAETDAERGPGGAKLRYEPGEYDLLAPLPRPNSLRDFMAIEEHVENSMGGEIPDVWYELPVCYKGNPDSVVAPGETIRWPDYSSLMDYELEIAAVIGKRGRDIAAADADEYIAGYTVFNDFSARDIQGREMEGRLGPAKGKDFANGLGPYFVPADDIDVLEAPMTARVDGEVWSEGTVDEMYHSFAEIVEHVSRSETLYPGDVIGSGTVGEGCGLELGQWLEDGNTIELAVEGIGTLEHTVVE
- a CDS encoding translation initiation factor IF-2 subunit gamma translates to MVGNGQPEVNIGLVGHVDHGKTTLVQALSGSWTDQHSEEMKRGISIRLGYADATFRHCEGVEEPECYTVEEECPDGSESEPLRTVSFVDAPGHETLMATMLSGASLMDGAVLVVSANEPVPQPQTEEHLMALDIIGIDNIVIAQNKVDLVSTDQARQNYEEIQEFVEGTVAEDAPVVPVSAGQEVNLDLLIAAIEEEIPTPDRDPDADPRMHVARSFDINKPGTTAGDLAGGVLGGSLVQGELEVDDEIEIRPGREVEEGGQTEYVPIETTVRSLQAGGKDADTVTPGGLLGVGTGLDPALTKGDALAGRLAGPPDSLPPTWDGFTMNVDLLDRVVGTDGGEIDEISTGEPLMMTVGTSTTVGAVTSAREGECEVNLKRPVCAEPGAKIAINRRIGARWRLIGLGTLQG
- a CDS encoding DNA-directed RNA polymerase, with the protein product MYKRVRLKDTVEVPPEELGDVSPDLVKRLLQDKLEGRMDEEVGSVVSVTEVHDIGEGTVLPNRPGVYYEAEFDAVTFDPQMQEVVDGTVVEVVEFGAFVGIGPVDGLLHVSQISDEYLAFDGENQQLASNESNRTLGVDDAVRARIVTKSIDERNPRDSKIGLTAKQPGLGKHGWLEDEYEKREATAGE
- a CDS encoding PIN domain-containing protein, which encodes MRTRVALDTSALMMPVELDVRLFDELDRLLDDYEPTIPQAVVEELRRLSEKGGTEGTAATVGHDLATERCLVVDTEASYADDALVELAREGAVDYVVTNDRPLRDRVLEASIPVIALRGRNKLAITQP
- a CDS encoding DUF7511 domain-containing protein, with translation MTSASRESDPDGPGQRGPTAYSHDGRPIDLESVVVRYEDRPDRCTIVPRDCTESSRLTTWLSADIDVFVDLGEHR
- a CDS encoding GTP-dependent dephospho-CoA kinase family protein, giving the protein MTRDDSGAASDADDQLLVLPDDLRHELKEPLGPIETDAEVLLEAVDGPLIAVGDVVTYHFLEAGRPPDVALVDERTKRDAVDEEIRETVTESTHIEAVNPPTEITADVVRALRDGLEREEPTTILVEGEEDLVVLPAIIAAPEGASVVYGQPDEGMVHVKVTDDHRAEMRALLDRFEGDADRLWDLLDRE